Below is a genomic region from Telmatobacter sp. DSM 110680.
AGGCCGCTCTTGGGCACAGAGCCAGTAGGCTGCTGCAATTAAACACAGAAAGGCGGCTGCCCTGTCACGGCAGTTCCAAGTCTTACGGATTGGCATTGGGCAGTAGAACGCACCGCCCTCAAATGCGGACGCACCACCCGCTACACCCGAGCCGGTTGGAGAGACCGACGCCGACGCCCGCAACGTAAGAGTGATCGATTTCGAGCGCGAATTAGCCACGCTGGACACCGCGCACCAATACGCCCTGGTGCTCACCTATCGCGACAGAGTAGGACACGCCGCCACCGCCGCCACCCTCGGCTGCAGCATCAGGACACTCCAATACATGCTCTCCGCCGCCCGCCGCAGACTAGCCGACGCCCTTAACCGCCGCGACCTGCTGTGATGCTGCGCACATTCTGCGCTGCAAAGTCATGGCACCATCTTTCAATCATGTGGGCCAAATCAGCAAGTGTTATGTTCGTGGCTCGCGTGGTGTTTCCGGGCGAGAACAAGTGTGAACAGCCGACCATTCGCCCTTATACAGACGTTAGCCGGCTTCTCCATTACCGCCTAGAGGTGATAGAGGCTGCGTTGCTCAAGCTGATCGAGCTCCAGAGCACCGCGGCCACTACACCAGAGATTTGAAGGTACGCAGCGATGAGGGCAATCACAACCGTTTTTCTTACTCACACGCTCTCCGCAATTCTCGATCACATCGAGGAAACCCCCGGCCTCGATCCTGATCTTCCCGGCCTGCTGGAATTCAAAGAAACCCTGACCCAGCGCATTCTGCAACTACGCAACGAAGATTTGCCGGGGTTCTCCGACCCGCATACACGAGCCGCATGAGTATCCAGCCCGATCGCTCCCTGCTTGACGCTTTGCGCGACGCACTCCGCAAAGCTGAAGCCGATTCCGACTCCGAGACCACGGCTCTCGCCGAGCTCAAACGCATTCTTCGCCAGCGCATTGCTCAGCTCGAATCCGCCGAGCATATGTTGGAATTCAAGTGGTGCCCGCGCCCCCAGAGAGCCACTGATACAACCCACCTGGATAAAAAGCCATAGATAAAAAGAAGGCGCAGCGCAGAGGGACAACACCGCCAGGTCAGATAACGAGCGTTCTATCCTCTCGCCGATCCAGTCCGCCGCCTAGCCGCCGCCCTAGACCGCCGCGACCTGCTCTGAGGTACCTGCTCGCTTCGAGCGATATCGTCTCATTCCATTTCTCCATCGCCCTTTTGTTTCATGAAGGCGATCACTACGAGGGCGACGCCAACGACAATAGCCCACGGATGGAACACCCGATGATCCCACTGACGGTTGAACATGAATGAAGTTCCGTACATCAACAAAAGGAACCCAGCCATTGACACCCAGAGCCATCGATTGAGGAGTAGTTCCATGAACAATGAACGCGGCACGGGAGTTGGTGTCCGGTTCTGCTCGGCGCAACTGTTCTTGCCCATATCGTACTCAGCACCAGCGCTGGTGCAAGCAAACGTATCACTCTCCGACAAGCCCTGAAAAGAACCATAGATACAACTCGACTCATGATTATGCACTTGACATAGAAGTGGAGCTGTCTTGATATCGATGCATGGAATATAAGGCACGTCGAATCGAGTTTCTGAGAGACAGGGTAAATCATCTCGAAACCAAGAAACGCCAGCTTCTCAGGCTCTCCTCCTCCAGCGAAATAGACAGAGATTCCCGCGAGACATGGGCGGAGCATCTCGATTCTACGATTGAAATGTTGCGCAAGTATTCTTCCGAGCTCGGCGATCTCGAGCAGGAATCACGAACCTGACAGACGTCACCATGTACGTTGTACCAATTCCAGACCGTCTTCTTCAGGTCTGTCGATCGTCCTTTGATTCAAAGCGCTCCGCGATCCACACACACACCGCGATCAGGAAGTACGGCAGACCTGCAACGATCTCCGCGCCTCTATAAACCACCGATGCTAAGGCCCGGACAAAGCGCTGACTCATAGGGCCTCCACCTCAAAGCCCACTCTACCGGCCCCAGGTTCCAGCTGTACGCAAAAAGCCCGCCGTTAAGCGGGCCCTTTGCGTGGTGCACAGATTTCCAACACTTGCCGACCCATGCACTACACAAACGATATGCCTCCACAGCGCGAACTCAATCCCACATCGGTAACTCAGGTAATGCGAATCAGGGACCGTCACGCGATTTCCCCAGCGAAAACCAAGTCCGATGATGCCATTTTCCTCGGCAAGACGTGCGTACATAAGCGGATATGATCCAAATTCTAAGCCTATTCATCTTCTGACAAAGTTCGTCTTTTCCAGATTTCAATTGAGCCTATAGGCGGTTTTACGAGCAGGTGGACTGGATTCGTAAACACTAGCCGACATTCCGGTACGAATCTGCCGTCGACGAGTGATTTGATGATTTTCCACTCATTGAGATCCGAACATCGCCTGATCAAAAGATCCCGCATTTGATAACTGCAGATCACGGGTGAAAAGGAGCCCGATGGGGTCTCAATAATTCTTTGAAACTATTGTAGTACGGTCATAATCTTATGCGTATTGCTCTGATTCAGGGTACGAAAGGACTCGCATGCAACTCACTGGTCGCACCATTCTCATCACGGGCGGCTCTTCAGGTATTGGCCTTGCCTTTGCTTTGAAGTTCCTGGAATTCGGCAACGAGGTCATTGTCACCGGTCGGCGCCAGTCGGTGCTTGACGAGGTAAAGGCGAAATACCCGAAACTCCACACCATCCAAAGCGATGTCGCAGACCCTGCGCAAATTGCTGCCCTCGCGGCACGCGTAGAGAACGACTTCCCCAGGCTTGACGTGTTGATGAATAACGCGGGCATTTTACTGTACAAGAACCTTAGGGCATCGGCATCTGACCTAGACGGCTTGATGGCGGAGGTGAATATCAACGTAGGTGGAGTGATTCGAACGACCTCGGCGCTCATCCATGTCCTCGTGGCGAATAAGGGCACGGTGATTAACGTATCTTCTGGCCTGGCGTTCGTGCCACTGCCGGCCGCGCCGATCTACTCTGCCACCAAGGCAGCGATTCATTCGTACACGCTTTCGCTTCGCTTCCAGTTGGAAGCAAACAGCGTAGAGGTTGTCGAGATCATGCCCCCTGCCGTGAAGACAGACATGACGACAGAACTTGTGGAGGGTGGCGCGAGTGTGATGAGCACCGAGAATCTTGTGAAGCAGTCCTTTTCGGCCCTGAAATCCGGCTCGCTAGAGATTCATCCGGGACAGACCAAGATGCTCGCGCTCCTGAGCCGACTGGCTCCCGGCTTTATCAATAAGCAGTTGTGGAAGGCGTCGAGATCTCTCGTGCCAGCCAAGGCATCGTGAATCCACCTTCGCTGTCTACGGGATACATTACTCTGCCGCCCCCATAGGACTGCAGTCATGATGAACGCAGATACAATGAAGCCAGAGAAAACGCATGAGGTATAAGAAGGGTCATAAAGACGCGACGCATGACCGCATCCTTGAGGTTGCCGCGCATCGATTCCGGCAACAAGGCATTGCGGCGTCGGGTGTTGCGGGCATCATGTCCGAAGCAGGCCTGACGAATGGGGCTTTCTACTCCCATTTCTCTTCTAAAAAAGACATGATCGCGAAGAGCATCGAACGGGCGAACGACGAGCAGTGGCAGCGATTCGAGAAAGCGATTGAGTCGGGGCGCTTGATGGAAATCGTTCGCGCCTATTTGTCAGAAGAACATCGGGACCAGGCCGACAGCGGATGTCCTTCTGCTGCGCTTCTTCCTGAGATTTCGCGCCAGGGGCGGACCACACGCCACAGTTACACCGCGTCGGTCAAAAGGCTCGTGAATGCTGTAGAGAAGCAATTGCCGAATATTCCCGAGGGGCCAAAAGGGCGCGAAATTGCCATTGGGCTTTTCGGTCTCCTTGTCGGAACACTCCAACTCTCTCGAGCTGTCGATGACCCTTCCTTTTCAAAGGCTGTTTTGGTCGCCGGTACACGTATGGCTGCCGCCCTGATTCCATCCTCTGTGACCGGTCGAGATAATCGAGTGAAGTAGCCCGATGACTGGCGTCAGCAATTGGCGCGATGCTGCTTTCCTGTGTGAAGGCGCCTTCGGCCAGAAGAGTCTCCGTTGTTGCCAACAGACCAAATCACTCATCCAGAATCGAATACTGGCGATTCTCGAGATAGATCCCTCGAAACGCCCTAGGATTGAAGAATCCGCAAGGCCAGGGACGACAGCCTGTCTTCTCTGCAGCGGTGTAATTCAACCTATAGGTTTTGGGACACATGCTGCCGACTGCACACCCCTGCGTGAACGCGTTGTTCTGTTACGACGCGCGTACGAGATGGGGTAGTGCTGACGAGGAATCTCACGAGCGGCTCACCTGGCGCCGTGCAAAGATTAAGCACTTGCTCGTCGCGGGAGTATGATGATGCCGTCAGGGCCCAGTTGGAGGTTTTCTATGAGGAAGCGAATTCTGGTGATCGCAGGAAGCGTTGTCGGCATCCTGGTGCTCATTGCTCTCATTTTGCCCTTCGTCATTAACGCGAATCGCTTCAAGCCTGAGCTCGAATCGCAATTGAGCAATGCTCTGGGGCGTCCGACAACCATTGGGAGTATCGAGCTCGCCTTGTTTTCAGGCGGCGTCCGTGTGGATGATTTCGTCATTTCTGACGATCCCGCTTTTAGCCACTCACCGTTCGTCACAGCAAAGCGCGTGAACGTGGGCGTGGACTTGGTGCCCTTGATCTTCTCGAAGAAACTCGAGGTCAAGTCGTTTACTCTTACCGAGCCACAAGTATCGCTGATTCGCTCGCAAGCCGGTGATTGGAACTTTTCGACATTGGGTAATAGTTCGGCATCGCCGCAAAGCACCGCCGGTAAATCTTCAGCGACAAGCAACTCTTCAGTGCCCGCCATCTCTGTCGATAAGTTGACGGTCTCAAACGGTGTCGTGAACTTGGGTACGCTGAGCACTCCTGGCAAGATTCACACCTACCAGAATGTAGAACTCGAAGCTTCAAATCTTTCCTACACTTCGCAGTTTCCTTTTATATTGACTCTCAAAACACCTGGGAACGGCTCGTTGAAACTCGACGGAAAGGCTGGCCCTATTAATGTGACGAACACCATTCTCACGCCCCTTAGCGCCAAGCTGAACATTGAGAAGCTCGACTTGGCCCTGACAGGTTTCGTGGATCCGGCGGCCGGCATAGCCGGGATCGTCGACCTCGACGGAGACCTCACATCTGACGGCGCATCAGCAAAACTAAACGGCTCCTTGAATGGGCAAAAACTGAAGTTCACAGCGGGCGGATCACCGGCAACTGTACCAATATTGATTGACTACGCCACGACCTACTATCTCAAAAACGGCATGGGTAATCTGACGAAAGGCGATATACACGTGGGGAAAGCACTGGCACAGTTGAGCGGCGAATACAATACCTCAGAAGCCGAAACAACTCTGCAGATGCAATTGCATGGTCAGGGAATGTCGGTACCGGATCTGGAAGGAGCCCTGCCAGCGGCAGGGATTACACTGCCGTCGGGCGCTTCGCTGCAGACGGGATCCCTCGACCTGAATCTCGCGATCAACGGATCCGTGGATAAGCTCGTCATCACCGGTCCCGTCAATCTTTCGAATGCGAAGCTCGCTGGATTCGACCTTAAATCGAAGCTCGGAGCTCTGTCTTCCTTCACTGCTCTCGGCAAGGGAGGCAGCAACTCGGATACGGTGATCCAATCGCTCCATGCGGATCTTCGCCAGGATCCGGGCGGAACGCACGCCGCAAATCTCAAGCTCGTTGTGGAGTCGATCGGCACGATCGCCGGTGACGCCAACATGACCGCCTCTCAACAACTAGATTGCAAGATGACGGCCAATCTGACAGGCGCGTTAGGAGTGGTGGCCGCTCCGGTCGCTCTTCTCGGCAAAGGCAAATCGGGTGGCGGCATCCCGTTCAGCATTACGGGCACAGCTTCAAACCCAATCTTCAGGCCGGATTTGGGTTCCGAAGTTGGAAACCTTGCCAAAGGCCTCGGAGGACTGGGTAGTACGACTGGCAAGGGCGTGGCCAGTTCAGCAAAGGGTATCCTCGGCGGAGTCCTCGGCAAGAAGAAATCAAACTAGCCATACGTCGCCCTGCCGGCTCGTTGCCTCTTCGAGTCGCTCGAGAGCCATCCCCGCTAAAGGAGAGAAAAATCACTTCTAGAGTTTTTGGTCTTCTTGCCCTGCTCAGGAGACTGCCAGAATGCTGCATTGAACTCGTTCCGCAATGTTATGCACGGTACCGCCCCAAACACGCGAGACCGTACCGGAGTGGTGACGCCGGCCGATCACAAGAAGTTCGGCACCCCACTTTGCGATTTGGTCGATGATGGCCTGCACTTCATCGCCTTCGACAATAATTCCCTCCACAGCGATTTCGTGCTCCTCCGCACGCTTTATCCCTTCACTTTGCAAGTTTCTATAAAACGCATTACGTTCTTCTAGCAGGGCCTGGCGCGCTCCGGGCAATTCGGAGTCCATAAATGCCGCGTAGACAGGAAGGGGCTCGCTTACGGTCAAGATTCGCAGATCCGCCTTCAACACCCTTGCTAATTCGACAGCGATCGAGAGTGCGTGCTTCGCCTCGGCCGATTCGTCAAAGGCGATCATGATTTTCTTGTACATTCGAAGCCTCCTCAATCAAATGCCATCTTGCGGACATGCAGGCGTTGAACTCTGTGCGCCTGTGCCGGATCGCCCGGTGCAGGATACTGCACCTGAAACAATTCTCGTGGAAACCCACCGAAATCGTGAATCGTCCTTGGCGAAGTAGCCACTGTTACCCCGGTTTCTGGAACAAACCAATGGGCGGAAATAGACAAGATGGCTTTGGGTTTGGGCGTTTTCTCACCTATTCGGGTCCAAGCTTTCGTATAGGCATTATTTAGGACCGCGTTCATCGGATTTCCGTGGCCAAAGAAGATTGCAGGAAGCATCTTCGACATGTTGGGTCCTCACTCTCTTGATTTGCACCGATATTCTCGGGTGACGAATCGTCGAACAAATAAGCCTTCCCGAGCGGCTGGCAAGCCGTCGGCCACCATAGTGCTTCGCGCCAGCAATTATATGGAAACTGCCGCACCTCCAATGAACGAAATAGTCGGTCTTGCCGTCTCGTGGCGCACATTTTTATCCCGCTGTATTCTCTTAGTGAACAATGCTTTAGTTGTACGTAGGAGGCCCGCGTGGCGCCAAGGAACCGGCCAACTGAGATCCTGGTAAATCTTGACGCAGCTCTTCCTGAGCTCGAGGCCGCGTACAAAGACATACATGCTCACCCCGAGTTGTCGATGCAGGAGACGCGAACGGCTGGAATCGCGGCGAATTATCTCAAGGCCAACGGCTTTGAGGTTACAGCGGGTATTGGCAAGACGGGAGTCGTTGGCATCTTGCGCAATGGAGACGGCGCTACCGTAATGCTGCGCGCTGATATGGATGCGTTGCCCATCAAGGAGGGGACCGGTCTTTCCTACGCCAGTAAAGCTACAGCAACAGGCCCCGACGGAAAGACCACGCCCGTTGCGCACTCCTGCGGACATGACATGCATGTGGTTTGCTTGATGGGGGCCATCTCGCTGTTTGCCAAGAGTCGCGATACCTGGCGCGGAACGCTCATGGCAGTCTTTCAACCAGGCGAAGAAACCGCGCAGGGCGCGCAGGCGATGATAGACGACGGGCTGTTTAAACGCTTCCCGAAGCCTGATGTCGTGCTCGGTCAGCACGTGATGAGCTTGCCATCCGGTCATCTCGACTGGCGTAGGGGAGTTGTAACTTCCTCTGCCGACAGCCTGCAGATTCGGATGTTCGGGCGTGGCGCACATGGCTCAATGCCCGAGGCCAGTGTTGATCCGGTTGTCATGGCTGCTTCGACCGTGATGCGACTGCAAACGATCGTCTCTAGAGAAGTCTCGCCTACGGATTCCGCTGTGGTGACAATTGGGGTTCTGCAGGCTGGCACAAAAGAGAACGTCATCCCTGACGACGCAATCATCAAGTTAAATGTTCGTACGTTCGATGACGGGGTGCGCAAACACGTACTTGCAGCCATTGAACGGATCGTAAACGCAGAGGCAACAGCGGCAGGTGCGCCGAAGCCCCCAGAGATCACGCCACTGGACCGATATTCTTCAGTAACGAACGATTCCAATGCAACGGAGAAAGTTGTTAAGGCATTCCGTCAAGACTTTCCTGAGGGCTCCGTAGAAGAAACGAAGCCTACGATGGCGAGCGAAGACTTCGGATGTTTTGGAGCGGAGTGGCAAGCTCCATCGGTTTACTGGTTCTTTGGGGGCGACGATCCTGAGGTATATGCCAGGGCCAAGAAAGACGGGACGATCAGCTTGCTTCCAACCAATCACAATCCGCGCTTTGCGCCGGTCATTCACCCCACTTTGGAGACAGGGGTGAAGGCTTTGGTGGTTGCGGCGTGCGCGTGGCTAGTCTCGTGAACGAACTTCTGACTTACGGACAACACCTGGCCGGCCCCTTTCTCGTCGCGCTCGATCTCCTCGGGACATTCGTCTTCGCCTTGAGCGGTGCGGCAGCGGGTGTGAAGAGCAAGCTGGATCTGTTCGGCTTGATGGTGCTTGCCTTCGCAACAGGGAACGCGGGCGGGATTACACGCGACCTGCTTATCGGCGCCGTTCCACCTGCAGCCATTCGCGATTGGCGTTATCTTGGGGTTTGTATCGTGGCCGGCTTGGTAACGTTCTGGTGGTATCCCAATATCGACGTGCAGCGTAGGCCCGTGCTGTTGTTCGATGGCGCAGGATTGGCTTTGTTTGCAGTTACCGGCACACAAAAAGCGCTGGCCGCCGGACTCAATCCCGTGATGGCAGCAATTATGGGTATGTTGACTGGCATTGGCGGCGGAATGCTGCGCGATGTTCTTGTGAATGAAACTCCGACGGTGCTCCGGGCTGATCTTTACGCTGTCGCCGCGCTTGCTGCTGGCGTCGTGGTGGTGACAGGAAATGTGCTGCACTTCCCGTCATTCGCGTTCATGACTGCGGGTGCACTTCTATGCTTCTGGCTCAGAGTGATGGCCATATTCCGCGGTTGGCATCTGCCAATTGCAGGGACAGGATCTCGGTCACACTGACGAGGTTCTGTACGCGAATCCGTTATAGTCGACCTACGCGATTCGAAACTCAGTTTTCGTTTGCATCGACGATGCGGATCATCATTGTGGATGGAACACGCAATTTGTGAGATAGAACAGAGCCCATACACAGAAAATTGCGGACGTGCTCAAGAACACGACGAAGGCTGCAACAGCCAGGCGTGGCATTGGTCATATCTCTCTGTGGCGGGTTCAGAGTCTGTCATCCCATCTCTCAATTTAGTCAGTCGATTGACCTTTTGATTCGTCGCAGACCCTTGAGATCTGGGATTTCCCTTGGTTGACCTACGAACCGCGCTTCACTACTCGAACTTCTCAAAAAGAGGCAAGGGGCTGGGCACAAGAAGGCTGCAAGCCGCCACGAATCTTCATTTCGAGAGTCATGGCCAAGCCTGCAGCGCAGGATCGCCGCCAAGGTGTTGCACGACAGCTTCGACTTGTGAATCTTTTAGCTCTGTTGGTCCTTCTTCTCTTCTTCTTTCTTCTCAATGAAGTTGGTTATTGCCCCTGTTCCCTCGAAACCGACAACCGCGGCTACACCTTCCGTGACTAATCCCGCATTTGGATCCAGTTTCTTCGCGCCTTCGACTGCCGCCGCAGCTCCGGCTAATTCTTCAAGGATTCCCATGATTTTCTCCTTTGCAGTGATGGATTGACAGCTTCTTGCCGGGATCCGCGCTTCGAATCCGACATACAACTCCGTGCCTTGTTCAGAAATAACCAAAGCACGGAAACGGTGTTAAAGGTTGGCGTTTCGATTACCGGCAATAAGGCGCACCACCCAAGTGAGAATCACCGCCCCAATGACGGCAATCACGATGCTGATGACAAGACCGTGCTGCCCGACTCCCCCGAATCCGAGAAAGCTGGACAGAAATCCTCCGATGAGCGCGCCGACTAAGCCGACAATCATATCCATGAAGAAACCGAACCCCGATCCCTTCATGAGTTTTCCTGTGATCCAGCCAGCAAGTACGCCGATAATGATCCACGCAATGATTCCGTGCCCCATGTGATCGTTCTCCTTTTCAGCTTCGGAACAGAGCCTTCCAGATTGATCGCGGCAACATCAATCGCAACTCTGCCTCGAGCGCTGATTTGTAACAAATCTCGGACACTCTGTCGAGAGACTTCGGTCCGAGATTTCGGTCTACGAAATTACCGGAAGGCTCAAATCCTGGCCGACCTTGATCTTGTCTGGATCGTCGATTCCGTTCGCTTGAGCGATGTCGCGATACTTGTTGGCGTCGCCGTAGAATCGCTTGGCGATTTTTGAAAGATTGTCGCCGGACTGGACTGTGTACGGCTGCTCCGCCCCTCCCGAAGTTGCAATCTCATGATGCAGATCGGAATAAGTTGGATCGGCCTCTTTGATGGCGTCCCACGTGCGGTTGGCTACCACTGTCGATGGCACCGTCGCTTTCAAATGGAGCTTTTCCCCATCGAGATCTACCTGCTCTACGTTTGCACCGAGGTCAGAGAATCCCTCAATGGTCGAGATTACTCCGGCATACTTCTGCTTTAGCTGATCCAAATCCGCCATGACATTCCTCCTAGTTTCACTACTTCTCGACGCCGATCACCGGGTCAAACAGACTCAGTGCCGGTCGTGATCCTCCATGAGATGCGACATTGCTTGTTGATATCCGCGGCGGAAGGCAGCGCGGTAAACCTTTCTTGTTTCAGGAGGAACATCGGGGTGCCGATATTCGTCGCGATTGTTCACATCGGGGCGACGATGATTCCCTACGTCCTTCCTTGCGCCTTCAATCCCATCGTGAAAGCCGCGGCGCTGAATGTCGTTGAACTCTCCCGGCGGCGCTTCCCAATTACCATGATCCCGATCATGATCCTGAACGTACGCTGGAGATGAAGGCCCTGCTGACAGCGCGGAGGCCTTGCTGATGATGAAGCAGCTTGCTCCCAAAAGAAGGGCGAGCGCCGGAATAGCGGTTAGCTTTGGTTTCATTGTCAATTTCTCCATTCTCTTTGCGTCAGGTGCTTACTTGGCCGGCTGATTGGCGATGACCAGTTTACTGATCTTTGTGTAGGTGGCAGCCGGGACGATGTTCTTGCTTTTCAACTGCGTTTTGTTGGCGTAAGGGCGCCCATCAATAATCTTTTGGGCGTACACATCCCCGACGCCGGGTAGGGCTTTGAGTTGATCTTTGGTTGCGGTATTCAAATCGACGAGGCTGGTCGATGCCGCTGGGGCGCTGGATTTCGCGGCATGCTTTGTGCTTGAGGCCGATTGCATTGCCACAGCCGGCAAGATGCTGAAAAGGGTAGAGGCCATCAGTACCGCAAGAACGGATGAGAGACGTTTCACGTGCATGTGTATCTCCTTTGTGATTTTAGAGTTCTCGATTTGTGAATCAACAAACGCAGAACCTGACTTGCGCCAAACCCCGTTTCGTCGAGCAGCGTCA
It encodes:
- a CDS encoding helix-hairpin-helix domain-containing protein, giving the protein MHVKRLSSVLAVLMASTLFSILPAVAMQSASSTKHAAKSSAPAASTSLVDLNTATKDQLKALPGVGDVYAQKIIDGRPYANKTQLKSKNIVPAATYTKISKLVIANQPAK
- a CDS encoding GlsB/YeaQ/YmgE family stress response membrane protein, which translates into the protein MGHGIIAWIIIGVLAGWITGKLMKGSGFGFFMDMIVGLVGALIGGFLSSFLGFGGVGQHGLVISIVIAVIGAVILTWVVRLIAGNRNANL
- a CDS encoding universal stress protein translates to MYKKIMIAFDESAEAKHALSIAVELARVLKADLRILTVSEPLPVYAAFMDSELPGARQALLEERNAFYRNLQSEGIKRAEEHEIAVEGIIVEGDEVQAIIDQIAKWGAELLVIGRRHHSGTVSRVWGGTVHNIAERVQCSILAVS
- a CDS encoding LysM peptidoglycan-binding domain-containing protein, giving the protein MADLDQLKQKYAGVISTIEGFSDLGANVEQVDLDGEKLHLKATVPSTVVANRTWDAIKEADPTYSDLHHEIATSGGAEQPYTVQSGDNLSKIAKRFYGDANKYRDIAQANGIDDPDKIKVGQDLSLPVIS
- a CDS encoding SDR family NAD(P)-dependent oxidoreductase; the protein is MQLTGRTILITGGSSGIGLAFALKFLEFGNEVIVTGRRQSVLDEVKAKYPKLHTIQSDVADPAQIAALAARVENDFPRLDVLMNNAGILLYKNLRASASDLDGLMAEVNINVGGVIRTTSALIHVLVANKGTVINVSSGLAFVPLPAAPIYSATKAAIHSYTLSLRFQLEANSVEVVEIMPPAVKTDMTTELVEGGASVMSTENLVKQSFSALKSGSLEIHPGQTKMLALLSRLAPGFINKQLWKASRSLVPAKAS
- a CDS encoding trimeric intracellular cation channel family protein; protein product: MASLVNELLTYGQHLAGPFLVALDLLGTFVFALSGAAAGVKSKLDLFGLMVLAFATGNAGGITRDLLIGAVPPAAIRDWRYLGVCIVAGLVTFWWYPNIDVQRRPVLLFDGAGLALFAVTGTQKALAAGLNPVMAAIMGMLTGIGGGMLRDVLVNETPTVLRADLYAVAALAAGVVVVTGNVLHFPSFAFMTAGALLCFWLRVMAIFRGWHLPIAGTGSRSH
- a CDS encoding sigma factor-like helix-turn-helix DNA-binding protein → MIDFERELATLDTAHQYALVLTYRDRVGHAATAATLGCSIRTLQYMLSAARRRLADALNRRDLL
- a CDS encoding class III extradiol ring-cleavage dioxygenase — translated: MSKMLPAIFFGHGNPMNAVLNNAYTKAWTRIGEKTPKPKAILSISAHWFVPETGVTVATSPRTIHDFGGFPRELFQVQYPAPGDPAQAHRVQRLHVRKMAFD
- a CDS encoding AsmA family protein, which gives rise to MRKRILVIAGSVVGILVLIALILPFVINANRFKPELESQLSNALGRPTTIGSIELALFSGGVRVDDFVISDDPAFSHSPFVTAKRVNVGVDLVPLIFSKKLEVKSFTLTEPQVSLIRSQAGDWNFSTLGNSSASPQSTAGKSSATSNSSVPAISVDKLTVSNGVVNLGTLSTPGKIHTYQNVELEASNLSYTSQFPFILTLKTPGNGSLKLDGKAGPINVTNTILTPLSAKLNIEKLDLALTGFVDPAAGIAGIVDLDGDLTSDGASAKLNGSLNGQKLKFTAGGSPATVPILIDYATTYYLKNGMGNLTKGDIHVGKALAQLSGEYNTSEAETTLQMQLHGQGMSVPDLEGALPAAGITLPSGASLQTGSLDLNLAINGSVDKLVITGPVNLSNAKLAGFDLKSKLGALSSFTALGKGGSNSDTVIQSLHADLRQDPGGTHAANLKLVVESIGTIAGDANMTASQQLDCKMTANLTGALGVVAAPVALLGKGKSGGGIPFSITGTASNPIFRPDLGSEVGNLAKGLGGLGSTTGKGVASSAKGILGGVLGKKKSN
- a CDS encoding TetR/AcrR family transcriptional regulator; amino-acid sequence: MRYKKGHKDATHDRILEVAAHRFRQQGIAASGVAGIMSEAGLTNGAFYSHFSSKKDMIAKSIERANDEQWQRFEKAIESGRLMEIVRAYLSEEHRDQADSGCPSAALLPEISRQGRTTRHSYTASVKRLVNAVEKQLPNIPEGPKGREIAIGLFGLLVGTLQLSRAVDDPSFSKAVLVAGTRMAAALIPSSVTGRDNRVK
- a CDS encoding M20 family metallopeptidase yields the protein MAPRNRPTEILVNLDAALPELEAAYKDIHAHPELSMQETRTAGIAANYLKANGFEVTAGIGKTGVVGILRNGDGATVMLRADMDALPIKEGTGLSYASKATATGPDGKTTPVAHSCGHDMHVVCLMGAISLFAKSRDTWRGTLMAVFQPGEETAQGAQAMIDDGLFKRFPKPDVVLGQHVMSLPSGHLDWRRGVVTSSADSLQIRMFGRGAHGSMPEASVDPVVMAASTVMRLQTIVSREVSPTDSAVVTIGVLQAGTKENVIPDDAIIKLNVRTFDDGVRKHVLAAIERIVNAEATAAGAPKPPEITPLDRYSSVTNDSNATEKVVKAFRQDFPEGSVEETKPTMASEDFGCFGAEWQAPSVYWFFGGDDPEVYARAKKDGTISLLPTNHNPRFAPVIHPTLETGVKALVVAACAWLVS